One genomic window of Nitrospiria bacterium includes the following:
- a CDS encoding TrkA family potassium uptake protein: MRQFAVIGLGRFGYSVAETLIKKGFEVLAIDIDEAKIESVSDFATYAVQCDATDEKALKAVSTQNVDVAVVSIGENIEASILIVMTLKELGVKEIIAKAVTPTQGKVLQNLGVNRVIYPERDAAIRLAHSLIAPNILEHLELSPGYSIIEIPIPSKLVGKRLKDSEVRTHFNVNIIAIRRMNARLVKGKEVVEEEVNFNPSADETLHKEDILVVIGKEENLERISTLQ; the protein is encoded by the coding sequence ATGAGGCAATTTGCGGTCATTGGGCTTGGACGTTTTGGGTATAGCGTGGCCGAAACCTTAATCAAGAAAGGCTTTGAGGTGCTGGCCATTGATATTGATGAAGCGAAGATTGAATCCGTCAGTGATTTTGCAACCTACGCGGTCCAATGTGATGCGACAGACGAAAAAGCCCTGAAAGCCGTTAGCACCCAAAACGTGGATGTTGCCGTGGTCAGTATCGGTGAAAATATAGAAGCCAGCATTTTAATTGTCATGACCCTGAAAGAATTAGGGGTCAAGGAAATCATTGCAAAAGCCGTGACCCCCACTCAGGGAAAGGTTCTTCAAAATCTGGGAGTAAACCGCGTCATTTATCCTGAGCGGGACGCGGCAATCCGTCTCGCCCACAGCCTCATTGCTCCAAATATTTTAGAACATTTGGAACTATCTCCAGGCTACAGCATCATCGAAATTCCGATTCCCTCCAAACTTGTCGGAAAGCGATTAAAAGACAGCGAAGTTCGAACCCATTTTAATGTGAACATTATTGCCATCCGGAGAATGAATGCTCGACTGGTAAAAGGAAAGGAGGTGGTTGAAGAAGAGGTGAATTTTAATCCCTCTGCAGATGAGACCCTCCATAAAGAGGATATTTTGGTGGTGATTGGAAAAGAAGAAAACCTTGAACGGATCAGCACCCTTCAATAA
- a CDS encoding helix-turn-helix transcriptional regulator, giving the protein MGKKFRATIGDRIRDVRGNMTQERFAKRLGVKQNYVCRYEKGRFPSPELLLKIARFGNVSID; this is encoded by the coding sequence ATGGGAAAAAAATTTAGGGCAACCATTGGTGACAGGATCAGGGATGTTCGTGGAAACATGACGCAGGAACGGTTTGCGAAACGGCTCGGTGTTAAGCAAAACTATGTCTGTCGATACGAGAAGGGGAGGTTTCCTTCTCCTGAATTGCTTTTAAAGATTGCCAGATTTGGAAATGTGAGCATAGACTAG
- a CDS encoding RluA family pseudouridine synthase, whose amino-acid sequence MFSQKKSVFIITPKEISQRLDHFLVSHGIPLSRATIQRLIRTGGVLVSGHRVKPSYRLREAEQIEITLPKSASLDLIAESIPIEILYEDGDLIVLNKPAGLVVHPAPGHDRGTLVNALLHHCFSLKDIGEGERPGIVHRLDKDTSGVMVVAKTRDAYVSLVRQFKGHFIRRKYLALVAGNPHQKSGEISLPIGRDSYHRKKISSRTNSPKPAITRYRVLESLKGATLMEVVPQTGRTHQIRVHFSWLRHPIVGDRLYGKGSGRFIQGRPIHRQMLHAWVLGLLHPISQEFLEFSSPPPPDMVEVLEFLKGKGL is encoded by the coding sequence ATGTTTTCCCAGAAAAAAAGCGTTTTTATAATTACCCCAAAGGAAATCTCGCAGCGACTGGACCATTTTCTGGTTTCTCATGGAATTCCTCTTTCCCGGGCGACCATTCAAAGATTAATCCGCACGGGAGGGGTTTTGGTAAGCGGTCATAGGGTGAAACCCTCCTATCGCCTTCGGGAAGCGGAGCAGATTGAAATCACCCTTCCAAAAAGCGCTTCATTGGATTTAATAGCCGAATCCATTCCGATAGAAATTCTTTATGAAGATGGTGATTTGATCGTTTTAAACAAACCGGCCGGGTTGGTGGTCCATCCTGCACCTGGGCATGATCGAGGAACCCTGGTCAATGCATTACTTCATCACTGTTTTTCTTTAAAAGACATTGGTGAGGGAGAACGGCCTGGCATTGTTCACCGGTTAGATAAGGATACCTCTGGTGTGATGGTTGTGGCCAAAACCAGAGACGCTTATGTTTCCCTGGTAAGACAATTCAAAGGTCATTTCATTCGTAGAAAATATTTAGCGTTGGTTGCGGGGAATCCACACCAAAAATCCGGTGAAATTAGCCTTCCTATTGGCCGAGACTCGTACCATCGGAAAAAAATTTCTTCCCGTACGAACAGCCCAAAACCTGCTATTACCCGTTACCGTGTTTTGGAGTCTTTGAAAGGAGCAACCCTAATGGAGGTGGTTCCCCAGACGGGGAGGACCCATCAAATTCGAGTACACTTTTCTTGGTTGCGTCACCCCATTGTTGGAGACCGGTTATACGGGAAGGGCAGTGGACGTTTTATCCAAGGGCGCCCAATTCACCGGCAGATGCTTCATGCCTGGGTCTTAGGGTTGTTACACCCAATCAGTCAAGAGTTTTTAGAGTTCTCTTCTCCCCCTCCACCGGATATGGTAGAAGTATTGGAATTTCTTAAGGGAAAAGGCCTTTGA
- a CDS encoding tetratricopeptide repeat protein, producing the protein MPKHRKVQSPVAREAERFMNKAMGALLDEGNWLKSVQYLQQAMVIDPSYLPPYYELTDIYLQIGHVEAAIGVVQKALKMDAHDYQNNFNLANIYLVQGKVDEALAIYRKLERVFKDSSPDLLFNVATAYHTKGQRQLALRYVQRVLGEDPSYLEGFELKGKILFEQGNFPGAKAALRKVLELERNHVSANHLLGVIYSRESRWRAAIKVWRKAVTFSPNNDETLRELGWAYKMVGDEEHALAMLKKALELNPENLQARIDLGVIYLGQFRIEDALAQWEVVRQSDPDNKFIRTFLSQVERSSKKRKDRDKNIHHILSSLLPSHFH; encoded by the coding sequence ATGCCTAAGCATCGGAAAGTCCAATCTCCTGTTGCACGTGAAGCCGAACGGTTTATGAATAAGGCGATGGGGGCCCTATTGGATGAAGGGAATTGGCTTAAATCCGTCCAATACCTTCAGCAAGCCATGGTCATTGACCCCTCTTATCTTCCCCCTTATTATGAGTTGACCGATATCTATTTACAGATTGGGCATGTGGAAGCGGCCATCGGGGTGGTTCAAAAGGCCCTTAAAATGGATGCCCATGATTATCAAAATAATTTTAATCTGGCCAATATTTACCTGGTGCAAGGAAAAGTGGATGAGGCTTTGGCTATTTACCGGAAATTAGAGCGGGTTTTTAAAGACTCTTCTCCTGACCTTCTCTTTAATGTCGCCACCGCCTATCATACAAAGGGGCAACGTCAATTGGCCCTTCGATATGTCCAAAGAGTCCTTGGAGAGGACCCATCCTATCTGGAAGGTTTTGAGTTAAAAGGGAAAATTTTATTTGAGCAGGGAAATTTCCCTGGGGCGAAAGCTGCATTAAGAAAGGTTTTGGAATTGGAGCGTAATCATGTTTCCGCAAACCACCTTTTGGGGGTTATTTACTCACGGGAGTCCCGTTGGCGTGCTGCCATTAAAGTGTGGAGGAAAGCCGTAACTTTTTCTCCTAACAATGACGAAACCCTCAGGGAATTGGGTTGGGCTTATAAAATGGTCGGTGATGAGGAGCATGCCCTGGCCATGCTGAAAAAAGCTTTGGAACTTAATCCGGAAAACCTCCAAGCCCGTATTGATTTAGGCGTCATTTATCTGGGTCAATTTCGGATCGAGGATGCCCTGGCCCAATGGGAGGTGGTTCGCCAAAGTGATCCGGACAATAAGTTTATTCGCACCTTTCTTTCTCAGGTAGAGCGTTCCAGTAAAAAAAGAAAAGATCGCGATAAAAATATTCATCATATTCTTTCCTCCCTTTTGCCCTCTCACTTCCATTAA
- the lspA gene encoding signal peptidase II — protein sequence MKRKYHTLTIVMGGIIILDQFTKILIQRTMELHQSHVIIKGFFNLTHIHNPGAAFGLFADHESSLRTLFLTIVGILAVILLGLFFRKSPDKAWGTHLAFSLILGGALGNLIDRIWLGAVVDFLDFYIGRYHWPAFNVADSSISVGLALLVILFLKGKGKADRDFLFQESG from the coding sequence TTGAAACGCAAGTACCATACCTTGACAATTGTTATGGGGGGGATTATTATTTTAGATCAATTCACTAAAATTTTAATCCAACGCACAATGGAACTTCATCAATCCCATGTCATTATTAAAGGGTTTTTTAATCTTACCCATATTCACAACCCTGGGGCAGCATTTGGACTGTTTGCCGATCATGAAAGTAGTTTGAGAACTCTTTTTTTGACGATTGTCGGTATATTAGCAGTGATTCTGCTGGGGCTATTTTTTAGAAAGTCGCCGGATAAGGCGTGGGGAACCCATCTTGCGTTCTCCCTTATCCTTGGGGGAGCGTTAGGAAATTTGATCGATCGAATTTGGTTAGGGGCGGTTGTAGATTTTTTAGATTTTTATATAGGAAGGTACCATTGGCCGGCCTTTAACGTTGCGGATTCTTCAATTAGTGTAGGTTTGGCCCTACTGGTGATCCTTTTTTTAAAAGGAAAGGGAAAAGCAGACCGTGACTTTTTGTTTCAAGAAAGTGGATAA
- a CDS encoding slipin family protein: MSQLGTLGIIIIVILFLYSAVKILQEYERGVIFMLGRFWKVKGPGLIILIPLIQRMVKVSLRLIVFDIPPQDIITRDNVSVKVNAVLYFRVIDPQRAIIDVEDFFYATSQLAQTTLRSVLGQAELDELLAGRDRINHELQQILDRQTDPWGIKVANVEVKHVDLPQEMQRAMAKQAEAERERRAKIIHSEGEFQAAQRLSDAAAIISTNPAALTLRFLQTLTEVAVDKNSTVVFPVPLDLITPFLKREKGTSS, encoded by the coding sequence ATGTCCCAACTGGGTACTTTAGGCATCATCATCATTGTAATTCTTTTCCTGTATAGCGCCGTTAAGATTCTCCAGGAATACGAAAGAGGGGTAATTTTTATGTTGGGCCGTTTTTGGAAAGTCAAGGGACCCGGATTGATCATCCTCATTCCCCTCATTCAGAGAATGGTCAAAGTCAGCCTTCGATTAATTGTGTTTGATATCCCCCCTCAGGATATAATTACCCGTGACAATGTCTCCGTGAAGGTCAATGCGGTGCTTTATTTCAGAGTGATCGATCCTCAAAGGGCCATTATTGATGTGGAGGATTTCTTTTATGCAACCTCTCAATTGGCCCAAACCACGCTTCGGTCTGTTCTTGGGCAGGCGGAATTGGATGAGCTTTTGGCAGGCAGGGATCGGATCAATCATGAACTTCAGCAAATTTTAGATCGTCAGACCGACCCTTGGGGAATCAAGGTCGCTAACGTAGAGGTAAAACATGTGGATCTTCCCCAGGAAATGCAGCGGGCCATGGCGAAACAAGCCGAAGCGGAACGTGAGCGTCGGGCTAAAATTATCCATTCTGAGGGTGAATTTCAAGCGGCGCAAAGATTATCCGATGCCGCAGCCATTATTTCCACGAATCCAGCCGCCCTAACGCTCCGCTTTTTACAAACCCTCACCGAGGTGGCCGTGGACAAAAATTCCACAGTGGTATTCCCCGTTCCCTTGGATTTAATCACCCCATTTCTGAAAAGAGAAAAAGGAACTTCATCCTAA